From the Glycine max cultivar Williams 82 chromosome 11, Glycine_max_v4.0, whole genome shotgun sequence genome, the window GCTTGTCTCTGCTGTTCAGCTTGTTTggattaaaattctatttattctCAGTAGTTTGATACTTGATATAATACAACCTTGTGAGAGTAGGCAATACTTCAATTATCCATGTTTATGTTCGTTAACTTCTCTATCTTATTAACAGAGTGCAAACCATGGGCGATGCAATTGATTTGTCCGGCGACGGAGGAGTCATTAAGACCATTGTCAGAAAAAGCAAAGCCGATGCTGTTGGTCCAACAGAAAATTTTCCTCTTGTTGATGGTAAGCTCGTGCTAGTGTGGTGAATATTTTGGAACTAGTCTAGTAATGGACTAACATTGTCAGAAAACTTCTGTTGTAATTTTCATCTAGTAAAGTGATTGTTGTCTTTTAAGGTTCTGTAGAAGTCAttccaaatattaattatcttaaggtTTATTTGCATATGCTTGATTTTACTGATTCTTGTTTCAATATTGCTATGTTGATCAGTTCATTATGAAGGCACACTTGCTGATACTGGTGAAGTTTTTGACACTACACATGAAGATAACACCATCTTCTCTTTCGAGATTGGAAAGGGCAGTGTTATCAAGGCTTGGGAAATTGCTGTGAAAACCATGAAGGTCTAACAAAGCaaacttttgatgaaactatatttaaataaaggttttcaattttttctcatGCTTATCTGCTAATTTTGCCAGGTTGGAGAAGTTGCAAAAATAACTTGCAAGCCAGAATATGCATATGGCAGTGCAGGATCTCCTCCAGATATTCCTCCAGAGTACTATTCTCATGCCACAATTATTTGTTTGGAAACATAATTATGAAGCAAAAATGTTCAAAAATAACCTGGGATACAAATTCTACTAGtgttctaattaattattttcgaTGATACTATCATGTCATGAAATCAGCCTTTGGCAAATGCACGGCTACTCCCACGTGTAGTGAGAGGCTTTTATGGCATACACTAAAGactgaaaatttataatttttcaatttctttgcaGCGCACAACTTGTTTTTGAAGTTGAGCTTGTTGCTTGTCGGCCAAGGAAGGGCTCCAGTTTGGGAAGTGTTTCAGAGGAGAGGGCTAGGCTTGAGTAAGTAACACAGTTAATATTTTGCCAAATCTATGTGCTTTGGATgtctctttttttattgaaaagtaataataatatatataatgtcctgtgataaaaaaaaacagtgagCTGAAGAAGCAGAGAGAGCTAGCTGCTGCTGccaaagaggaagagaagaagaagagagaagaagcaAAAGCAGTGGCTGCCGCACGTGTGCAAGCCAAGTTAGAAGCCAAAAAAGGTCAAGGAAAGGGTAAAGGTAAAGCAAAGTAGGAAGTTAGCAAACATCTATATGAGTTTGGTATATGATGACAATCAAATAGTTATGTGTTATACACTATTCAGTATCTCACTACTTCCCCTTTGGCCCATCCAAAACCTTATATAAATGAAATGCTGCTTTGGCTAGATGCTTTTGTCTAATTATATGGACACCATATTTCGTCCCTTCTGAATGTAGCTAGCTGATATATACAAGCAATTCTGTAATAATAAGCGTTGGATACGTAATAAAGTTGATGGGAATGATGAGTTCCCTATGTCAATTTCACTATGGAAGCCATGATTTAGAGTAGTTCATTTCTATAATGTGTTACGTTGTGGCTTGTGTTACCTTGTATTCACacgtttaagtttattttttaaaaaaatgtaattgttttttaagaGAACTTTTggggaaaaataattatttctcctttaaaaagaattttccgAACACGTACTCAGTCTTGATCAAATGATTCCCTCTGttcttaacttttaaaataattattatgtcaatagtagtaaaatactataagagtaaataatatatgccacatttacacttttctttttccctcTAGATGTACatggataatttttaatattaaatcttttatatactagtttgagtattttttgggtacatacTAGTTTGAGTTTGcaagttaataaatttttggtattctgtttaaaaatataaaaaaaaaatgctaatttaACCAAGGTGATGAGTTCAACATGTTGAAGTTCGTTTGGAGTTTATTTATTTAGCAAATGAGGGAAAAAAATTGCCCATTTAGTTAACCGAATTGCAAGCAAAATCATAAATTGATTGGGATCATTAACAGCCCGACTGGTGACTAATGAAAACTTGACCATAAGATAACATTTGAGTGGACAAAAAGTATTTGATACATACACATACTAAACCATATTTATGAGACAGTTCAATTTGGCCGGCTGAACAAATGACTTGGTCATGTAACTAATTTAAGTAAACAGTTGAGATCAAATCTTGGATAACATCAATCATTACGTCGTGAAAATGTGTTGATTATCATATAACTATTGCACGCGTAGTTAAACCAAATGATCCACTGAACTCAATATCCTAACTGATCCAACTTAAACATTAATAAACATGCGCTAACTATCCAATCCCGTCAGATATACAAGCATTTTGACACAGAGAACACCATagcagaaaagaaaatttttgtaCATGCTGTTGGGTTAAGCACAGTGACCCAAGAAATGTAAGTTTAATGGTAAACAAATTGTATGATTTGTATAGTTGTTACACGGTACTCGCCGTTCTTCTGATCCCTACACGTCAGGGTAATTACACGAATACTAGTCATGAGCTACTAATCTTGATACATGACGAGAGTAAGTTACAGTTGTAGAAGATTATAATCACACgtccataaataaaaattagatgaGGTATTCAAACCATGTCAGCGATGATATCATTATGTCCATTGTCACTCCAACCAGATCCAGCTCGAAATTTACATACAGGGCATGTCCCTTGTTGGCGCAGCCAGGGATCGATGCAGTTAGCGTGaaacttcaaaaaataaaaacataaacaagGTGTCAGTACCATTCACGAGATAAATAAATACAGAATATCAACACTGATTTTATTGAACTTCAGACATACTTGTTAATAGTCAACAATTGTCCATAAACAATGCCCGTACTGAAATTTACTTTCCTAAAAACCCAAATGTTTTGGTATACTGTGACTGAGTAACTTTaaagaactttaaaaaaaatgtttaacactTATTGCAATTCTTTAAAAAgtgtttagatttaaaattcGAGAAAATTGGCATGGCATCTTATAACTATATAAAAACATgtgtttttaattcaatcaCAGGTGCTGCTTCTATATGGAAAAGCCTCTCTTCCTTTTCATAAGTTCAAAgtgacttcaatattttttacttcTATGAATCAGTGATTCGGACTCAGATGACAATAGCAGAGATGAATTGAAGCAATGTATCATCAAACAAATAGGAAAATAAGCTATTTGATAAAAAGTTACTGATTACTAAGCTTAAGCTATGAAATAAACCTGATGCAAGCAAGGTAAGCTACGCAGTACGTCACCAACATCAACTTGCTCCAAGCATACACTGCAAGTGAGCTCATCATCAGAGGCTTTCATGCTCCCAACAGCAGTTGAATTATCTTGCTTCTTCTGCCACAAATGTAAAGGaataaagtatttaaatataacatCACAATAACAGCTCACAAAACAATTTACAATTTGACAGTAAGGAAAAGGTAACCATGTAGAACAACAATAGCCAAGCCTTTTCCCTTTAAGTGAGGTTGGCTACATGGACCAAAGAACGCTATAATGTTTTCTTGTGAAGCATGTCTATAGAGTCATTTACTTACAATGTAGTCATTGCATATCTATATGATCCTTTGTCATTTAACTCCCCCAAGAGAAGAGAATTACAATGAGTATATGCACAATGGTGGATATAAGTGATACAATAGTATCCAAGAAAATAATACATCAGCATTGACTATTTTCAGAGTCCTCAACCAAGATAAATgtgctatatatatatctatatccaTGAAGTTTGGGTGCCAGCACCCATACTGTAGAGAATAGCATAAGAAAATCACAAGAAAAACATGCAGAAAATGCACCAAAGGAATCAGTGAAGTTCTCATGAGATGCACTGTAATTCATTTGTTTAGGTCACATGGGTAGAAGCAAAAATAAAGCCAAGAATGTCGACAATACCTCAGCAGGAGTGGAAGATGATGTTTGTTGCATTGAGGAACTACCACTGTAAGCAAAAGCAGCTTTTTGTCAAACAATCAGtactataatttatttagaGTGCATATATAGACTCCATAAAATTTCCAGATGAAGGACTAAATTCCCATTTCAACTAGCATTTTAAGTCAATAATAGAAACTGGCAGGTGAAAGTGTACTGGACAGCTAATATAGAAAGTATAGTTTAAGGTCTTCATATACCATATAAAATGGTCATACACAGTAATAATAATCATCCCAAAGGTACCAAACATGGCAGTAAAAATCAGTGTTTCCGTGTCATCATTCAATTTATACTATTCACAATCAAAGCTGTCATAATTTCCTTATATTATCATTACTCTTTTACCTTTATCCTTCAAACATATCCTTAATATTTGATTGATGACACAAAAATAGAGCTGTATTTTTGCCACATCAATTTTTACCAGAATTTTACTCGGTTTTGGTATATCAAGCAATACTCTTACAGATAGaggcttttgtgttttttttcggGGGGTGAAAGAACACTCTTACAAATAAGAGttgttagtttaaaatattaGCATCCATTTAAAGGGAGGGCATGATAACTGATCTGATTGATTACTTACCTTTGAGGACCAGAAACCTTGTATTTGTGGACAGGAAGAGCATTTATCTCTTCCTCGGTCATGGAGGGTGCAGTAGAAACATTATCTGAATCTAGAGCTCTTAAAGTTTCATAATCTGAAATTGGAAAGAAAAATCTGtatatgaatatattatatgtCACTTCTGAAGAGACTAGAGCTAAATTAACTATCAGAATTCATTTTCAAAAAGTTCTAAAAATTATCATGGGTAGCAAAGTATGAATTTATATCACAAAAACTGAAAAGAACTACTAACCTAGATCATCAAACTCCCGATCAAGAAGTGCAAGTTGAAGTCTGAGACCCTGTAGACGCCCTCGGCTTGCAAGAGCTATTGATGGTGGCATATGCAACCTCAATTCTGTGTGGCCAAGAATGCCACTGGCTGCAGCTGCATGAGCTTGGGCCTGCACCTGAAGCTGTTGACATGTTGCATACATCCTCAACATTGTTGCCATCAAGAAAACACCAAGCACCAGCCAGAGCTGCAAATAGAGATAACTCAGATAAGACCTTATAAACCActagaataaattaaatgtagtttttttcataaaaaaaaaactttcatgtCTGCTTTACTTACTACAAGACCTTACCAGAAAGTTTGGGGACATCTGGTGAGAGTTCAGTATCATGAATAACAGAAGAACTGAAACATACAAGCAGTAAGGCGTAAATGGGAGGGACATTGCATGCAATATaagggaaagaaaaaacatattcacaaaaagtgataaaaacaaacataatatgaGTACATTAATACCTGTCACGAGAAAAGTGAGTGAATTGGAATTACTAGGACGTGTTGCATGAACGCGCTGAATAAAATATTGGAATCAGTATAAAATTTTAGttgatgttattttaaataaactaaacaaGGGATGATGCTATTGTTCatcgaaaaagaaaacacaaacaataaagAATTGAATATGTCAGCTCGGTCAGTGCCAAACAGTCATGCAAATGCAGATAATTGGTTCAAAAAATGCATACCAATGCTCGCCTCTCAGGTATAAACCCTGGAAACCCATTTTCAATATCTGCTCTTGTTCCTCGAAAAACAAAACTCATGGCTCTATATATTTGAAAACTGGAATAAGAATTTCAAAGGTTGACTAGAGACTTGATCCAAATCAACAACTAAAACCTTTCAATATTctgaaatatcaaataaaatcatagtCAGTAGACAAGAAATCAATAACAGATAAATGCTTGGGTATGAAGCTCAATAGGATACAAAGAGGGGGAAATGGATAAATTTCCAAtaatacaatttatataaagAGACTAAATCCAACAAACCAAAAGAGATAGAAAGACAGCATCCAACATACCACATtatccctaaaatcaaccaaTAACGTAAAATATTATCACGCATAAAAAATCTTCATCCTACAAATAACACTACCACAAAGGAGTAATAAAGGATTAAATTGTGTGTCTGCCTTAACGATAAATAATTAGCTAAAGCACAATAACTAATACAATCAAAGTAATCCATGAACATTTCAAGTTGTTTCAGTCTCACATAGAACAtgatcataaaatatatatccGTTAATCTGTTTATACAGTGAATGGAGCATTCGCAAAAATATATGGATCCCAAATGTTTGGCACAACAGCTAGAAAAATAAGTTGGGCCCTGTTCCGGTAGCCACAAAGTCTCACATCGCTAAGGAATCGAGGCCACTGGTCGTTTATAAACATCCTCTCCTCTCAACCCACTGAGGAATCTTTTACAAGGACAAAATCATGCCGGTCCACCGAGCACCTAAACAGACAATACCTCGGATTATAGGGACCTTAACAATGCCTACGGACTTGAGGTCGGAACAGTCCCTATTTTAGAATTAAGTAACAGAACATAATTCATCAATTCTGACTTGTAACCGGTTTTTTTTCCTTGACAAAATGAAGCCATCCATCCACCAGCTCCAATAAAGGATAACATAAATTGACAGAACCAAAAAACTTAGCTGCCACTAACCTAAATCCATTTTCCTTAGGAACACACCAAACACCAGAACCTTGACGCAAAAATCACTTGAAGCTTTAGAGAAGATTACACAATTTGCAAGAATCTAATCCAATGGAGATACACAAATCAAAGGTGTCAACCGACCCTagctcaatcttgaaatcacgTGCAATCGAatagcaacaacaaagaaacacttaataataacaataaatataacaaCAAACATTGGCGGAACATTTCAGGTGATGAAAATGGAATCGCTCGGAGAATTACAGAGAGAGGGAGTTACCGAAATTGACGACGAGGAACAACAACAGCTTAATACGATTGAGGTTGTGATCGGAAACAACTTTTTATGGCTTTCGATCACAAAACAGAGGCGAGGCGGGGTTGGATCTTTTACCTCTCGATTCGATTCGAGTCGATTCGAGGCCAAAGATCACGAGAATCGgtgatatagttttttttttttttttttccttttagatTTTGTGTTAAACAAAACAGAGGTCAGAGGTCAAGTCTGTGTGTGGTGTGCGGTAATCCTCAAGCATATACGTCCATTCTTCTGCTACTACAAATTACAGcgataaaaaaagagaaggagaaaaatactagtataagataaaataagtaatgtaataggtaaaaaaaaaaattgaaaaacaatgtgttatATTTTCCTCATTCAAAAGAAATAACTAAATATGTCTAAGTGAAAATTTCACTCTCAAGATAAtcatataacaataataaataacttttaaccctaactatttataaataattttaaaa encodes:
- the LOC100815917 gene encoding peptidyl-prolyl cis-trans isomerase FKBP20 isoform X1, producing the protein MLVCQIVQTMGDAIDLSGDGGVIKTIVRKSKADAVGPTENFPLVDVHYEGTLADTGEVFDTTHEDNTIFSFEIGKGSVIKAWEIAVKTMKVGEVAKITCKPEYAYGSAGSPPDIPPDAQLVFEVELVACRPRKGSSLGSVSEERARLDELKKQRELAAAAKEEEKKKREEAKAVAAARVQAKLEAKKGQGKGKGKAK
- the LOC100815917 gene encoding peptidyl-prolyl cis-trans isomerase FKBP20, whose product is MGDAIDLSGDGGVIKTIVRKSKADAVGPTENFPLVDVHYEGTLADTGEVFDTTHEDNTIFSFEIGKGSVIKAWEIAVKTMKVGEVAKITCKPEYAYGSAGSPPDIPPDAQLVFEVELVACRPRKGSSLGSVSEERARLDELKKQRELAAAAKEEEKKKREEAKAVAAARVQAKLEAKKGQGKGKGKAK
- the LOC100816448 gene encoding E3 ubiquitin-protein ligase SDIR1-like, with amino-acid sequence MSFVFRGTRADIENGFPGFIPERRALRVHATRPSNSNSLTFLVTVLLLFMILNSHQMSPNFLLWLVLGVFLMATMLRMYATCQQLQVQAQAHAAAASGILGHTELRLHMPPSIALASRGRLQGLRLQLALLDREFDDLDYETLRALDSDNVSTAPSMTEEEINALPVHKYKVSGPQSGSSSMQQTSSSTPAEKKQDNSTAVGSMKASDDELTCSVCLEQVDVGDVLRSLPCLHQFHANCIDPWLRQQGTCPVCKFRAGSGWSDNGHNDIIADMV
- the LOC100816448 gene encoding E3 ubiquitin-protein ligase SDIR1-like isoform X2; its protein translation is MSFVFRGTRADIENGFPGFIPERRALRVHATRPSNSNSLTFLVTVLLLFMILNSHQMSPNFLLWLVLGVFLMATMLRMYATCQQLQVQAQAHAAAASGILGHTELRLHMPPSIALASRGRLQGLRLQLALLDREFDDLDYETLRALDSDNVSTAPSMTEEEINALPVHKYKVSGPQSGSSSMQQTSSSTPAEKQDNSTAVGSMKASDDELTCSVCLEQVDVGDVLRSLPCLHQFHANCIDPWLRQQGTCPVCKFRAGSGWSDNGHNDIIADMV